The following nucleotide sequence is from Vicinamibacteria bacterium.
GCGTGAAGATCGCGGTGTTGACGGTGTAGGGAATGAACGGGTCGTGGTTCTGACTCCACTGACCGACCTGCATGTCCGCGGTCAGCCGGGTCGTCCGGCCGAACATGAGGGTCGTCCCGCCGTTGAGCGTCCAGGCCTCGTTGTCCGGGGGAAGGCCCAGGAGGCCCTGGGACGGCCCTTCGGTGGTCGAGGTCGGGCCCAGATAGGCGTTGCTCGACGTCGAGTCGAAGGCCCGCCAGGGATTGTCCCATGCGAATGTGTCGAAGCGGTTGGCGAAGTTATTGAAATTCACCCCGGCAAAAGCGACGCCCCAATCTCCATTGGTTCTCGCCCTCACCCCGAAATCCTGCGTGACGTAACGTATCGGATCGGTCGTCTCGACGACATTATTGAAGCCGAACGACGTACCGTGGTTCGTGCGATCGCCCGTACGCCGCTCGTGGAAGTACGTGACGTCGATGTTGAAGCTCCTCTCCGCGGGAAGGACGGAGAAAGCCAGGTTCGTCCGGTTGCGCTGCAACTCGATGTCGATGTTGTTGGGCTGTGTATCGAGGGTGGGCTGAACGATTCCCAGTAGGGGTACATAGCCACGCGAGGGCAACGCCTCGACGGACGACTGAAAGGATTCCTGCAACGTATCGCTGATCCGCCATTCGGTGCGATTCGCCGCCTCGTCGGGGATCAGGATGCTGAGACCTCCGTTTCCGAAAGCGTGGGGAACCCCGGTGTAGTCGAACAGGAAATTCCAGCTTTTTCCCTCGAAGAGGCCGAAATACTGCTGGTCCTTCTGACTCACATCGGAGCCGATCAGATCATAGCGATAGTCACCCTTCTTGCCCTGCAGGCGGAAGTAGGGCGCGACCGCCCCATTGGGAATGTCTCGGTACTCGAGGAACTTAGACGAAATGGTGTCGGCGTCCCGCTGCCAAAGGCCGAAGGTGAAAACACCGAGACTGTAGTCGGCTCCTTCCAGGGCTTCGACGGGCGCCTCCTGCCCGCTCTGGCTCGGCCCGGGGAATCCAACGTCTTGCTCGTTTTCCGTTCCCGCTTCCGACGAGGCGGCCGTCTCTGCAGGCTCGGCGGCTTCCGGGTTGTCATCCCTGGCCAGCACGGGGAAGGCCAGTGCGACCAGCGCCAGGATCGTGACGATGTGCTTCATGGCTTTCCTCCCTTAGCGTCCCAGATAGGGTCCCGACGGCGAGTTGCTGCCGTGGATGTTCTGATGGCAATTCTTGCAAGCGTGCTCGATTGCACGGTTGCTGGCCGCCGCAATGGTCGTGCCCGCGTTCGACCCGTCGTAGAACGTGCCGGGGTGGCGGGTATTGAGATGGCAGCGCTGGCAGAGGTAAGGCAGCTTGGCTTGAAGGAGCTTGTCGTGGTTCGACCCGTGGGGATTGTGACAGTTCAGGCAGTTCTCTCGAACCGGTGCGTGCTCCCAGAGAAAGGGGCCGCGCTTTTCCGTGTGGCACTGCAGGCAGAGCTCGTTCGTCCAGTCGGCCTTGATCATCTTCGGCCGGCTGCCGTCGTGCGGGTCGTGGCAGCTCTCGCATCCCATCAACCCCTCGCGCACCGGATGATGGGACGTGCGGAGCGACATGGCCCGGATGGACTGGTGGCATTGGTAACAGGTCTCCGACGCTTGCGCCGTCTTCAGCTGCTTCCGGTCGGATTCGAAGGTATGCACCGCGTGGCAGTCGATGCACTGAACACCTCGTCGCTCGTGGGCGCTCCCTTCCCACGCGGCGTGATGGCTCCTCTCGTGGCAGGACAGGCAAACGGCGTTGGCCTCCTCGGCCGGCAGGCTTCCTAGGGCCGGACCGGGAAAGTCTTCACCGTCGAGCTGTTTTTGAAGGTGCTCGGTGGCCGCCGTACCCTGGTGGCACGCGTAGCAACTTCCCTCCACCGTGGCATGGTAGGTCCGGTTGAACAGAGTGAGCTCCTGTTCAT
It contains:
- a CDS encoding DmsE family decaheme c-type cytochrome; translation: MRIRTAVLLIPLVLAWFSSSGVASPATWEKALSQGRMATVFSPSTPVVGTVQERAETEECLTCHEQELTLFNRTYHATVEGSCYACHQGTAATEHLQKQLDGEDFPGPALGSLPAEEANAVCLSCHERSHHAAWEGSAHERRGVQCIDCHAVHTFESDRKQLKTAQASETCYQCHQSIRAMSLRTSHHPVREGLMGCESCHDPHDGSRPKMIKADWTNELCLQCHTEKRGPFLWEHAPVRENCLNCHNPHGSNHDKLLQAKLPYLCQRCHLNTRHPGTFYDGSNAGTTIAAASNRAIEHACKNCHQNIHGSNSPSGPYLGR